In the Helicobacter typhlonius genome, one interval contains:
- the pdxA gene encoding 4-hydroxythreonine-4-phosphate dehydrogenase → MPKIAISIGDVNGVGIEIALRAHKIISQICEPLYCAHREVLESASEILSYPIPLDIQCVGDFAYDVGNFITPGVVSAKSGAYSYHSFMQGVNLTQSGECVALVTLPIHKKAWQEAGVAFVGHTHALSTFFKKQGIMMLGCPALFVALFTDHIALKDVSAYVKKEKLIDFLLRFALAVALDEPCCVLGLNPHCGDEGIMGDEDSSISEAVHEANMALGKELFFGAYPPDSAFSPLNRAKFRYFVSMYHDVGLAPLKALYFEESINVSLDLPILRTSVDHGVAYDKAYKKGSNISVQSYLNAVEYAINNA, encoded by the coding sequence GTGCCAAAAATAGCCATTAGTATTGGCGATGTCAATGGCGTGGGGATTGAAATTGCTTTAAGAGCGCATAAGATTATTTCTCAAATCTGTGAGCCACTCTATTGCGCTCATCGAGAAGTTTTAGAATCTGCGAGTGAGATTCTATCTTATCCTATACCCCTAGATATACAGTGTGTGGGTGATTTTGCCTATGATGTAGGGAATTTTATCACGCCGGGTGTGGTGAGTGCAAAAAGTGGCGCATATAGCTACCACAGCTTTATGCAGGGGGTGAATCTTACCCAAAGTGGTGAATGTGTGGCGTTAGTAACCTTGCCTATACACAAAAAAGCGTGGCAGGAAGCCGGAGTGGCATTTGTGGGGCATACTCACGCCTTATCTACTTTTTTTAAGAAACAGGGCATTATGATGCTGGGCTGTCCTGCACTTTTTGTCGCACTTTTTACCGACCATATTGCCCTCAAAGATGTGAGCGCGTATGTAAAAAAAGAGAAACTTATTGATTTTTTACTTCGCTTTGCTTTGGCTGTGGCTTTAGATGAGCCGTGCTGTGTGCTAGGGCTTAATCCACATTGCGGCGATGAGGGTATTATGGGAGATGAGGATAGCTCTATTAGCGAGGCAGTGCATGAAGCAAATATGGCTTTGGGAAAAGAACTATTTTTTGGCGCATATCCACCTGATAGTGCATTTTCTCCGCTTAATCGTGCAAAGTTTAGGTATTTTGTGAGTATGTATCACGATGTAGGCTTAGCTCCGCTTAAGGCGCTGTATTTTGAGGAGAGCATTAATGTCAGCCTTGATTTGCCTATTTTGCGCACTTCTGTGGATCACGGCGTAGCGTATGATAAGGCATATAAAAAAGGAAGCAATATCAGTGTGCAAAGCTATCTCAATGCGGTAGAATATGCTATAAATAATGCTTGA
- a CDS encoding pyridoxine 5'-phosphate synthase: MRLGVNIDHIATLREARAIYEPDPLEAVFVAKNAGAHQITLHLREDRRHIHDSDVKRIIQSSPLPINIESALDEKIIDYLCALKPRRITLVPEKREEITTEGGLDIESHYNTIRTTLKAFESVGIASALFIDPKKESIFLARELGADAVELHTGKYANLHLMAYSNLSRTQHSIKELDMPMRDMLEQIKISLDELSQCATLATSSTDTRSLECFAGHGLNYQNVGAVATIPYISELNIGHSIIARAMFVGLERAIIQMKEAMCQK, from the coding sequence ATGAGATTAGGGGTAAATATCGATCATATTGCGACTTTGCGTGAGGCGAGAGCGATTTATGAGCCTGACCCGCTAGAAGCGGTGTTTGTGGCAAAAAATGCGGGAGCACACCAAATCACCTTGCATTTGCGCGAGGATAGGCGACATATCCACGATAGTGATGTAAAGCGCATTATTCAATCAAGCCCTTTGCCTATTAATATAGAATCTGCTCTTGATGAAAAGATTATAGACTATCTTTGTGCTCTCAAGCCCCGCCGTATTACGCTTGTGCCAGAGAAGAGAGAGGAAATTACAACTGAAGGTGGGCTGGATATAGAATCTCATTACAACACTATACGCACTACACTCAAAGCCTTTGAATCTGTGGGTATTGCAAGTGCGCTTTTTATCGACCCTAAAAAAGAATCTATCTTTCTTGCAAGGGAGCTTGGAGCGGACGCTGTGGAGCTACACACGGGTAAATACGCAAATTTGCACCTTATGGCTTATAGTAATCTCTCGCGCACACAACATAGCATTAAGGAGTTAGATATGCCTATGCGTGATATGCTGGAGCAAATTAAAATAAGCCTTGATGAACTCTCTCAATGCGCGACTTTAGCGACTTCTAGCACGGATACACGCTCACTTGAATGCTTTGCGGGACACGGGCTTAATTATCAAAATGTGGGCGCGGTTGCCACTATTCCTTACATTAGTGAGCTAAATATTGGGCATAGTATTATCGCAAGAGCGATGTTTGTGGGGCTAGAGCGTGCAATTATTCAAATGAAAGAGGCGATGTGCCAAAAATAG
- the ilvN gene encoding acetolactate synthase small subunit codes for MEAKNKEMKKSICVNVINEHSVLARISGLFSARGYNIESLTTAPIPNSNLSRITIVTQGSEVVIEQIIKQLHKLIPVVSVISNDDLLEKEAALVKIPLSERLADIEVLCKAYNGKIVNANEKYIIVIATDKPTAINQFIAAVKIFNPKEIIRSGVIAMEK; via the coding sequence ATGGAAGCAAAAAATAAAGAAATGAAAAAAAGTATTTGTGTGAATGTGATTAACGAGCATAGCGTCTTAGCGCGTATTTCCGGGCTTTTCTCTGCGCGGGGCTATAATATAGAATCTTTGACTACTGCCCCCATTCCAAATAGCAATCTCTCACGCATTACGATTGTTACGCAAGGCTCGGAAGTGGTGATAGAGCAGATTATCAAGCAACTACATAAGCTTATCCCGGTGGTGAGCGTGATTTCAAACGATGATTTGCTTGAAAAAGAGGCAGCGCTTGTAAAGATTCCATTAAGTGAGCGTTTAGCAGATATAGAGGTGCTGTGTAAGGCTTACAATGGTAAGATTGTCAATGCGAATGAAAAATATATCATTGTCATCGCCACTGATAAGCCAACCGCAATTAATCAATTTATCGCTGCTGTGAAAATCTTTAATCCAAAAGAGATTATTCGCAGTGGTGTTATTGCTATGGAGAAATAA
- a CDS encoding acetolactate synthase large subunit, giving the protein MKQLTGAQMIIQALHLEGVKVVFGYPGGAVLHIYDEIYKQQYFHHILARHEQGAVHSADGYARSSGEVGVAIITSGPGFTNAVTGIATAYTDSIPLVVISGQVPITQIGTDSFQEIDAVGISRPCTKHNFLVRNIAELPRILKEAFYIARSGRQGPVLVDIPKDITATLGTFDYPDSIALQSYRPTIKGNPRQIKKLCAAITHAKKPLFYIGGGAILSNASEDVRELAHRTGIPCVETLLGLGVLAHNDENLLGMLGMHGSYAANMAVSECDLLICLGARFDDRVTGKLSEFAKNAKIAHIDIDPSSIGKIVGVDYPIVGDLKYAIADMLIELNGYEREHIEQWREHLRSLQRQNPLSYEDSEDSIKPQWIIEQLGESLSERAIITTDVGQHQMWAAQFYPFSFPRQFLSSGGLGTMGYGLPAALGAKLACEDKIIVNITGDGSILMNIQELMTCVAYNIPVINVILNNNYLGMVRQWQTLFYDNRLSHVDLSLQPNFVKLIESFGGVGFRVERKDEFAPALKAALDSKKVAFIEVLIDRHENVLPMVPTGGAIYEMMLPQSK; this is encoded by the coding sequence ATGAAGCAGCTAACAGGGGCACAAATGATTATCCAAGCCTTGCATTTAGAGGGCGTAAAGGTAGTGTTTGGTTATCCCGGTGGTGCGGTGTTGCATATTTATGATGAGATTTATAAGCAACAATATTTTCATCATATTCTTGCACGGCACGAGCAAGGCGCGGTGCATTCAGCCGATGGCTATGCGCGCAGTAGCGGGGAAGTGGGAGTGGCTATTATCACTTCTGGTCCGGGATTCACTAATGCAGTTACAGGAATAGCCACCGCTTACACAGATTCCATTCCGCTTGTGGTGATTAGCGGACAAGTGCCTATTACGCAAATTGGCACAGATTCATTTCAAGAGATTGACGCGGTTGGAATCTCGCGCCCTTGCACGAAACACAATTTTTTAGTGCGCAATATTGCCGAATTACCCAGAATTTTAAAAGAAGCTTTTTATATTGCACGAAGTGGGAGACAAGGACCTGTGCTTGTGGATATTCCAAAGGATATTACTGCGACATTAGGCACATTTGACTATCCAGATTCTATTGCATTACAGAGTTATAGACCTACGATTAAGGGGAATCCACGTCAAATCAAAAAGCTTTGCGCGGCTATCACACACGCCAAGAAGCCTTTGTTTTATATCGGTGGGGGTGCGATACTCTCAAATGCAAGTGAAGATGTGCGTGAGTTGGCTCATCGCACAGGGATTCCTTGTGTGGAGACTCTGCTCGGGCTTGGCGTCTTGGCGCATAATGATGAGAATCTACTAGGAATGCTAGGAATGCACGGCAGCTATGCGGCAAATATGGCGGTGAGCGAGTGCGATTTGCTTATTTGCCTTGGTGCGAGATTTGATGATAGGGTAACGGGCAAATTGAGTGAGTTTGCCAAAAATGCAAAAATAGCACATATCGATATAGACCCTAGCTCTATTGGTAAAATCGTAGGTGTGGATTACCCTATTGTGGGCGACTTGAAGTATGCTATTGCTGATATGCTTATCGAGCTTAATGGCTATGAGAGGGAGCATATTGAGCAGTGGCGGGAGCATTTGCGCTCACTGCAGCGACAGAATCCGCTAAGCTATGAGGATAGCGAGGATTCTATTAAACCCCAATGGATTATTGAGCAGCTAGGAGAGAGTTTGAGTGAGAGGGCGATTATTACCACTGATGTGGGACAGCACCAAATGTGGGCGGCGCAGTTTTATCCTTTTAGCTTTCCGCGTCAATTTTTAAGCAGCGGGGGGCTTGGCACAATGGGCTATGGCTTGCCCGCTGCTCTTGGTGCAAAACTCGCGTGTGAGGATAAAATTATCGTCAATATTACAGGAGATGGCTCAATTTTGATGAATATTCAAGAGTTAATGACTTGTGTAGCATATAATATTCCTGTAATTAATGTGATTTTGAATAATAATTATTTGGGTATGGTGCGCCAATGGCAGACTTTATTTTATGATAATCGCCTCTCTCACGTAGATTTGAGTTTGCAGCCGAATTTTGTGAAGCTTATAGAATCTTTTGGAGGTGTGGGCTTTAGGGTAGAGCGTAAAGATGAGTTTGCCCCAGCACTCAAAGCCGCGCTAGATTCTAAAAAAGTGGCGTTTATTGAGGTTCTTATTGATAGACACGAAAATGTGTTGCCTATGGTGCCAACAGGTGGGGCAATCTATGAGATGATGCTCCCGCAGAGTAAATAA
- a CDS encoding DUF4878 domain-containing protein, which yields MLKKLAFTLGAALALFFVGCGGDTPKDVAVSFIEDVYNGKGDALIKYVYIPENEKAGAKEFVEGKLKAAAEIAKENADNAGGVKNIEVLSEKVDEKKARIELRVNFKNGEDKMEHVKLTNIDGKWKIDL from the coding sequence ATGCTAAAAAAATTAGCATTTACTTTGGGCGCGGCACTTGCGCTATTTTTTGTAGGCTGCGGTGGAGATACACCAAAAGATGTGGCGGTTTCTTTCATTGAGGATGTATATAATGGCAAGGGCGATGCACTTATCAAGTATGTGTATATTCCAGAAAATGAAAAAGCGGGTGCAAAAGAGTTTGTAGAGGGCAAACTTAAAGCAGCGGCTGAAATAGCTAAAGAAAATGCGGACAATGCTGGAGGAGTAAAAAATATAGAAGTGTTGTCTGAAAAAGTAGATGAAAAGAAAGCAAGAATAGAATTGCGCGTGAATTTTAAGAATGGTGAAGACAAAATGGAGCACGTGAAGCTAACAAACATAGATGGCAAATGGAAAATTGACCTCTAA
- a CDS encoding C40 family peptidase, with product MLALCFGVVALCIATLFNFSPSSLTPTLLHKDLRPLPPLQIGDMILREGIGIESVVIKRLSKHRYTHIGLVVSSKPIIILHATPDDNLKMPNQVILSSIDEFLSHAQNIAIKRLNLSKAQKEHIALQVSAYLGKTFVLDSNKGALYCTTLLEQILSPIIPLNIDYERIDLPAFSGDYLFPKAFYEDSNSTLIYESRAY from the coding sequence TTGCTTGCGTTATGTTTTGGCGTTGTGGCACTTTGTATCGCAACGCTTTTTAATTTCTCCCCCTCATCTCTTACCCCCACGCTTTTACACAAAGATTTGCGCCCTCTCCCTCCATTGCAGATAGGCGATATGATTCTACGAGAAGGTATAGGCATAGAAAGTGTAGTGATTAAACGCCTAAGCAAACATCGCTATACACACATTGGATTGGTTGTTAGCTCAAAACCTATTATTATCTTACACGCCACACCAGATGATAATCTCAAAATGCCAAATCAGGTGATTCTAAGCTCCATTGATGAATTTTTATCCCACGCGCAAAACATTGCGATTAAACGACTAAATCTAAGCAAAGCTCAAAAGGAGCATATCGCATTGCAAGTGTCCGCCTATCTTGGCAAAACTTTTGTGCTAGATTCAAACAAAGGCGCACTATACTGCACGACTTTGCTCGAGCAAATCTTATCGCCCATTATTCCGCTCAATATAGATTATGAACGTATTGATTTACCCGCCTTTAGCGGAGATTATCTCTTTCCAAAGGCATTTTATGAGGATTCTAATTCAACACTCATTTATGAAAGTCGAGCATATTGA
- a CDS encoding AAA family ATPase: MVKSKSLIVGIVGVVVVAILVVVMLMRDNTQVLSTQEAQTLLSSGEVRNVSVDNDYLYFTHKDDNYKVYLYPIPLEAWGYMFPIKVRQTFFSSEILGEIGVIVVVFLVLSLFFALVRSHRKNKIPQKIQNEPIRESVPLIESSFMPMSSAVRFKDVAGISEVKEELVEIIDYLKNPKHYQDLGITLPKGVLLVGPPGVGKTMIAKAVAGEAGVPFFYQSGSSFVQIYVGMGAKRVRELFARAKAKAPSIIFIDEIDAVGKARGNTRSDEREATLNQLLTEMDGFEDSSGVIVIAATNKMEVLDEALLRSGRFDRRIYVELPNLQEREHILGLYLQDKKHELDIEEVARLCVGFSGAALAALVNESALNALRRKSNVIQKEDILATKDKVLIGKKKVLSLSEKEKEILALYQGAKALSAYWLEVDFDKIALVSESFRAVDKEIVSKQELMAQIKVALSGNIAVSYIYQQSFSNAKEDIARAKGIAMQMCEEYGMSERLLSDSSDVAAILESAQSEMREFITNSKTALLAISKALQERERLNKDEIKAIYEGLRI; encoded by the coding sequence ATGGTAAAGTCTAAAAGTCTCATCGTGGGGATTGTTGGCGTTGTTGTCGTAGCAATTCTTGTCGTGGTGATGCTTATGCGTGATAATACCCAAGTGCTTAGCACACAAGAAGCACAGACTTTGCTTTCGAGTGGAGAAGTGCGCAATGTGAGTGTGGATAATGACTATTTGTATTTTACACATAAAGATGACAATTATAAAGTCTATCTCTACCCCATTCCGCTTGAAGCGTGGGGCTATATGTTCCCCATTAAAGTGAGACAAACATTTTTTAGTAGCGAGATTCTGGGCGAAATTGGTGTGATTGTTGTCGTATTTTTAGTCCTAAGCCTATTTTTTGCGCTTGTGCGTTCGCACAGAAAGAACAAAATCCCTCAAAAAATACAAAATGAGCCTATACGAGAGAGTGTGCCACTTATAGAATCTAGCTTTATGCCAATGAGTAGTGCAGTGCGTTTTAAAGATGTGGCGGGGATTAGCGAGGTAAAAGAAGAGCTTGTAGAAATTATTGATTATTTGAAAAATCCTAAGCATTATCAGGATTTGGGCATTACTTTGCCTAAGGGTGTGCTACTTGTTGGACCTCCGGGTGTGGGTAAGACAATGATAGCCAAGGCTGTGGCTGGTGAAGCCGGTGTGCCATTTTTTTATCAAAGCGGTTCAAGCTTTGTGCAAATCTATGTCGGTATGGGTGCAAAGCGCGTAAGGGAGCTTTTTGCGAGGGCAAAGGCAAAAGCACCGAGTATTATTTTTATTGATGAGATTGATGCAGTGGGGAAAGCGCGAGGCAACACACGTAGTGATGAGCGCGAGGCAACACTCAATCAACTTTTAACAGAAATGGACGGCTTTGAAGATTCTAGTGGTGTGATAGTCATCGCAGCAACAAATAAGATGGAGGTGCTTGATGAGGCACTTTTGCGTAGTGGGCGATTTGATAGGCGAATCTATGTAGAGCTGCCAAACTTGCAAGAGCGAGAACATATTTTGGGGCTGTATTTGCAGGATAAAAAGCACGAGCTTGACATAGAGGAGGTGGCACGCTTGTGTGTGGGTTTTAGTGGTGCAGCTCTTGCGGCACTCGTAAATGAATCCGCTCTCAACGCTCTAAGGCGCAAATCAAATGTGATACAAAAAGAAGATATTTTAGCCACGAAAGACAAGGTGTTGATAGGCAAAAAGAAAGTGTTGAGCCTAAGCGAGAAAGAAAAAGAGATTCTAGCTCTTTATCAGGGTGCAAAGGCGTTGAGCGCGTATTGGTTAGAGGTGGATTTTGATAAAATTGCACTTGTGAGTGAGAGTTTTAGGGCTGTGGATAAGGAGATTGTGAGTAAGCAGGAGCTTATGGCGCAAATCAAGGTCGCCCTAAGTGGCAATATCGCCGTGAGTTACATTTATCAGCAGAGTTTTAGTAATGCAAAAGAAGATATTGCACGTGCTAAAGGCATAGCTATGCAGATGTGCGAGGAATATGGAATGAGTGAGCGATTATTGAGCGATAGTAGCGATGTGGCGGCGATTTTAGAATCTGCACAGAGTGAGATGCGCGAATTTATTACTAACTCAAAAACCGCCCTTTTAGCAATTTCTAAAGCCTTGCAAGAGCGCGAACGACTAAACAAGGACGAGATAAAAGCAATCTATGAGGGTTTAAGAATCTAG
- the mtaB gene encoding tRNA (N(6)-L-threonylcarbamoyladenosine(37)-C(2))-methylthiotransferase MtaB gives MQKKVYFKTFGCRTNLFDTQVMKSCIGEEFECVNDEESADVVVVNSCTVTNGADSGVRGYLNKIRHLDKKVYLTGCGVGTRGKELFHNNLAHSVFAHSFKESIGDFLRTDERFFYEEKNETHIDSTMIAEFANKSRAFLKIQEGCNFSCSYCIIPSVRGRARSYPKEKILNQICALSENGVDEVVLTGTNVGSYGIDLDNYNLAKLICDINALNVLKRLRVGSLEPSQINDELKDVLNLPLMERHLHIALQHTSNTMLEVMNRLNRVESDLALFDEFAQKGFCLGSDFIVGHPGESEEVWQESLHNFRTFPLTHLHPFIYSKRDGTRSSALVNEVKGDIAKERLHTLKDIITHNNESFRKAHRVPLEVLVESKIESANGFMYSGLDQFFNRFYFVSSQEGLEGKWLTFTSYEIHKEGNYGKV, from the coding sequence TTGCAAAAAAAGGTATATTTTAAAACCTTTGGCTGTCGTACAAATCTCTTTGATACACAGGTAATGAAAAGCTGCATAGGAGAGGAGTTTGAATGCGTCAATGATGAGGAGAGCGCCGATGTGGTGGTGGTAAATTCTTGCACGGTAACAAATGGTGCAGATTCTGGTGTGAGGGGCTATCTCAATAAAATACGCCATTTGGATAAAAAAGTCTATCTTACCGGCTGTGGTGTGGGGACAAGGGGAAAAGAGCTTTTTCATAATAATCTCGCCCATAGTGTATTCGCCCATAGTTTTAAAGAATCTATTGGAGATTTTTTGCGCACAGATGAGCGATTTTTTTATGAAGAAAAAAACGAGACACATATCGATAGCACGATGATTGCGGAGTTTGCAAATAAATCACGCGCGTTTTTGAAGATTCAGGAGGGTTGTAATTTTTCGTGCAGTTATTGCATTATTCCTTCTGTGCGTGGGCGCGCACGGAGCTACCCAAAGGAGAAGATTCTAAATCAAATCTGCGCTTTAAGTGAAAATGGCGTAGATGAGGTGGTGCTAACAGGCACGAATGTTGGTAGTTATGGCATAGATTTAGATAATTATAATCTTGCCAAACTTATTTGTGATATAAATGCTCTCAATGTCCTTAAACGCTTACGCGTAGGGAGCTTAGAGCCTAGTCAAATCAATGATGAACTTAAAGATGTTTTGAATCTACCCCTAATGGAGAGACATTTGCATATCGCACTTCAACACACGAGCAATACAATGCTAGAGGTAATGAATAGGCTAAATCGCGTGGAGAGTGATTTAGCCTTGTTTGATGAGTTTGCTCAAAAAGGCTTTTGTTTGGGGAGTGATTTTATTGTGGGACACCCCGGCGAGAGTGAGGAAGTGTGGCAGGAATCTTTGCATAACTTTAGAACCTTTCCGCTTACGCATTTGCACCCCTTTATTTACTCTAAGCGTGATGGCACAAGGTCTAGTGCTCTTGTAAATGAAGTCAAGGGCGATATTGCTAAAGAGCGACTACATACGCTTAAAGATATTATCACGCATAATAACGAATCCTTTAGAAAAGCTCATAGAGTGCCTTTAGAAGTGCTTGTTGAGAGCAAAATAGAATCTGCAAATGGCTTTATGTATAGTGGGCTTGACCAGTTCTTTAACCGCTTTTATTTTGTATCCTCTCAAGAGGGTTTAGAGGGCAAATGGCTCACATTCACATCTTATGAGATACACAAGGAGGGGAATTATGGTAAAGTCTAA
- a CDS encoding mechanosensitive ion channel domain-containing protein, which yields MNKLILCVIALLCATLSLGFGDDLSLKEQVEVIDKQLESSHNAWLKHYMSMQNYNELSDEINILKREIQSHINPPRSLTSRLETLQRQQDLLKDYAKEPYKELLEIKTIDEVPQITNPFLAFSGYSFMKIMREQQNALQSNYDSLQHLLDMVREKYTLLLELSFTDKSLEVASAIASTQRMIEELEGAQKILETSIDIYVQESENINTKITNQIKNQIIKIVYVGIAVLITILLAFLLKLTLRKYILDTDRIYTASKVINFLNITIIVLILLFSYMENVTYLVAIVGFASAGLAIAMKDLFMSVLGWFVIVLGGTVHVGDRVRVVKDNSIYVGDVLDISMLRITLFEDVTLTSYKENRRAGRIIFVPNNFIFTTMFANYTHGGLKTVWDGIDFSITFDSNHKKALKIATDIGKKYAKGYTEMVRQQVHRMRDKYSLRNPNLEVRSYCMIEPNGLRISMWYQTNAYATLALRSTISGEIIEAILKEDDIHIAYPTTKVVATGGNGIGDTASISSHTSANALLGGAIES from the coding sequence ATGAATAAATTAATCTTATGTGTGATTGCGCTGCTTTGTGCTACTCTATCTCTTGGCTTTGGAGATGATCTTTCGCTTAAAGAGCAGGTAGAGGTTATTGACAAGCAGCTAGAATCGAGCCACAATGCGTGGCTCAAGCACTATATGAGTATGCAAAACTATAATGAACTTAGTGATGAAATCAATATATTAAAACGAGAGATTCAATCTCATATCAATCCTCCCCGCTCACTCACTTCGCGCCTAGAGACTTTGCAAAGGCAGCAAGATTTGTTAAAAGACTATGCAAAAGAGCCATACAAGGAACTTCTAGAAATTAAGACAATCGATGAAGTGCCACAGATTACTAATCCATTTTTAGCTTTTTCTGGGTATTCTTTTATGAAAATAATGAGGGAGCAACAAAATGCGCTTCAAAGCAATTATGATAGTTTGCAGCATTTGCTTGATATGGTGCGTGAGAAATACACGCTTTTGCTTGAGCTAAGTTTTACTGATAAATCCCTTGAAGTAGCAAGTGCCATTGCTTCCACACAGAGAATGATAGAAGAGCTCGAGGGGGCACAAAAAATCTTAGAAACTTCGATTGATATTTATGTGCAAGAGAGTGAGAATATCAATACAAAGATTACAAATCAAATCAAAAATCAAATTATAAAAATCGTGTATGTAGGCATAGCAGTGCTTATTACGATTCTTTTAGCCTTTTTGCTGAAGCTCACTCTACGCAAATATATCCTTGATACAGATAGAATCTATACTGCAAGTAAGGTGATTAATTTCTTAAATATCACCATTATCGTGCTTATTCTGCTTTTTAGCTATATGGAGAATGTAACCTACCTCGTGGCGATTGTGGGTTTTGCTTCAGCGGGTCTTGCTATTGCGATGAAAGATTTATTTATGAGTGTGCTCGGCTGGTTTGTCATCGTGCTGGGCGGCACTGTGCATGTGGGTGATAGGGTGCGCGTGGTAAAGGATAATAGCATCTATGTAGGCGATGTACTGGATATTTCTATGCTAAGAATCACACTTTTTGAAGATGTAACACTCACAAGTTATAAGGAAAATCGCCGAGCTGGGCGCATTATCTTTGTCCCAAACAATTTTATTTTTACTACAATGTTTGCAAACTATACGCACGGAGGGCTAAAGACCGTTTGGGACGGGATAGACTTTAGTATCACCTTTGATAGCAATCATAAAAAAGCACTCAAAATTGCCACAGATATTGGTAAAAAATATGCCAAAGGCTACACGGAAATGGTGCGTCAGCAGGTGCATCGTATGCGCGATAAATACTCTCTACGCAATCCAAATCTTGAGGTGCGAAGCTATTGTATGATAGAGCCAAATGGACTTAGAATCTCAATGTGGTATCAAACAAACGCCTATGCCACACTCGCCTTGCGTAGCACGATTTCAGGGGAGATTATCGAGGCAATTTTAAAAGAAGATGATATACACATCGCCTATCCTACAACTAAAGTTGTTGCCACCGGTGGCAATGGTATTGGCGATACTGCCTCTATTTCTAGTCATACCTCCGCAAATGCCTTGCTAGGCGGCGCGATAGAATCTTAG
- the aroB gene encoding 3-dehydroquinate synthase: protein MGEIVHIETKTSQYPIYIGALPKIESNHKILIVSNPKVAGLYLKYVLERIFAPEVYVCIVPDGEKYKNMQNIEYILECAFTHRLDRKSLMIALGGGVIGDMVGFASGIYQRGIDFIQIPTTLLAQVDASVGGKTGINNSFGKNLVGLFHQPQAVYIDPSMLATLPSREFGAGVAEIVKMAVCFDKIFFDILLSHRLTLQDIVSLSAAIATSVKIKAGVVSADEKERGIRAALNYGHTFGHIIENLTQYERFLHGEAVSMGMCMANALACELGMMTQSECESIEKLLASYDLPTRFSFSSASGFYEKFYLDKKSTDSKIMFILPQGIGDVRLLDDVPKDVVLKVLKACGECDE, encoded by the coding sequence ATGGGCGAAATTGTGCATATAGAGACAAAAACTTCACAATATCCTATTTATATTGGGGCATTACCAAAAATAGAATCGAATCATAAGATTCTTATTGTTTCAAATCCAAAAGTCGCCGGGCTGTATCTCAAATATGTCCTAGAGCGTATTTTTGCGCCTGAAGTGTATGTGTGTATTGTGCCAGATGGCGAGAAGTATAAAAATATGCAAAATATCGAGTATATCCTTGAATGCGCTTTTACTCATCGCCTTGATAGAAAATCCTTAATGATTGCGCTTGGCGGGGGCGTTATCGGCGATATGGTGGGCTTTGCAAGTGGGATTTATCAGCGCGGGATTGATTTCATACAGATTCCAACAACACTTTTAGCGCAAGTTGATGCGTCTGTTGGGGGCAAAACCGGCATTAATAATAGCTTTGGTAAGAATCTTGTTGGGCTTTTTCATCAGCCACAAGCGGTATATATCGACCCCTCTATGCTCGCCACTCTCCCAAGTAGAGAGTTTGGAGCGGGAGTAGCAGAGATTGTCAAAATGGCGGTGTGCTTTGATAAGATATTTTTTGATATACTGCTTTCGCATAGGCTCACATTGCAGGATATAGTGTCTTTGAGTGCAGCCATAGCCACAAGTGTAAAGATAAAGGCAGGTGTTGTAAGTGCTGATGAGAAAGAGCGAGGCATTCGCGCCGCATTGAATTATGGACATACTTTCGGGCATATTATTGAGAATCTTACACAATATGAGAGATTTCTACACGGAGAGGCGGTAAGTATGGGTATGTGTATGGCAAATGCACTTGCTTGTGAGCTAGGAATGATGACGCAAAGTGAGTGTGAAAGCATAGAGAAACTGCTTGCAAGTTATGATTTGCCTACAAGATTTAGTTTTTCATCAGCGAGTGGATTTTATGAGAAATTCTATCTTGATAAAAAAAGCACAGATTCTAAGATTATGTTTATCTTGCCTCAAGGCATTGGTGATGTGAGACTACTTGATGATGTGCCAAAAGATGTTGTGTTAAAAGTGTTAAAAGCCTGTGGAGAATGTGATGAATAA